Sequence from the bacterium genome:
CGAAGCCTGTCTGGCTGAAGCTGCCGGCGAAAACCGCCTGCGGCGCGTGCTGACCGCAACGGGCCTGACCAGCCTCGGTGTCGGCGCGATCATCGGCACCGGTATTTTTGTGCTTACGGGGATCGCCGCGCATGACAAGACAGGCCCCGCCTTGATTCTGTCGTTCGTCGTCGCGGGATTGGCCTGCATCTTCGCGGCGCTGTGTTACGCGGAGTTCGCTTCGATGGTGCCAATCGCCGGTTCGGCGTATACCTATGCCTATGCCACGATGGGCGAACTGTTCGCGTGGATCATCGGGTGGGATTTGCTGCTGGAATATACCGTGGCTTCCGCGACCGTGGCCCACGGCTGGTCGCACTACTTCCAGGAATTCATTTCGATTTTCGGATTGGAGTGGCCAAAGATCTTGGCCAAAGCGCCCTTCGATTTCGACCCCGCCGTCGGCAGTTTTGTCATGACCGGCGCGGTGGTGGATTTGCCGGCGGTGCTGGCCGCGCTTGTTGTGACAGTATTGCTGGTGCGCGGCATCAAAGAGAGCGCGACGGTCAACAACGTGATGGTCGCGGTGAAGCTGGCCGTGGTGCTGCTCGTGATTGTCGTCGGCGCATTTTACGTGAATCCTGATAACTGGACGCCGTTCGCGCCGTATGGATACACTGGCATCAGCTTCTTCGGGAATGTGATTCACGGCCAGTCGGGAGCGGGGGGCGTGCCGCTGGGCATGCTGGCCGGAGCCGCAATCATCTTCTTCGCGTATATCGGCTTCGACGCGGTTTCGACGCACGCCGAAGAAGCGAAGAATCCCAAAAAGGATATTCCGCGCGGCATTATCTGGTCGCTGGTCCTGTGCACGGTTCTTTATATCGCGGTTTCCGCCGTGATTACCGGAATGGTCCCTTATGACCAGATCAATATTGACGCACCGGTGGCCGCGGCCTTTGATCAGGCCGGATTGGGATGGGCGCACTTTCTGATTTCAATTGGCGCGATTACGGGAATTTCGTCGGTTCTGCTCGTGATGATGCTCTCGCAGCCGCGCGTGATGCTGGCCATGGCGCGTGACGGTCTGGTTTCCGAAAAAGTGTTCGGCGCAATTCATCCACGCTTCCGCACGCCGTGGGTAGGAACGATCATCAACGGCTTGGTAGTGGCCACTCTGGGTGGTCTGCTGCCGCTGCGTGTGCTGGCGGAGCTTGTGAATATCGGCACGCTGCTGGCTTTCGTGATGGTCTGCATTGCGGTCTTGATCATGCGCTACCGGCATCCCGAAGCCGAACGGCCGTTCCGCGCGCCGTTCTTTCCGTGGATACCGATCGCGGGAATTCTCACCAGTTTGCTGCTGATGATGTCGCTGCCGGTCGAGAATTGGTACCGGCTGGCCGGCTGGCTGCTGATCGGATTCTGCATCTACTTCCTGTACGGTAAGACGCACAGCTACATCGGCCGGAAGCAGACCGCGTGAAGCGCGAGCTGAAGCTGCTCGATGCCACGATGCTGGTCGTCGGTTCGATGATCGGCTCGGGAATTTTTATCGTCAGCGCTGACATTGCCCGCAACGTCGGCTCGGCGGGTTGGTTGTTGGTGGTCTGGATTGTCAGCGGCGTCATGACGCTCATTCCGGCCGTCAGCTACGGCGAATTGTCGGGGATGTATCCGCAGGCCGGTGGACAATATGTCTATTTACGCAACGCTTACAATCCGCTGATCGGATTTTTGTACGGCTGGACGTTCTTTCTGGTCATCCAGTGCGGCACGATTGCGGCGGTGGCGGTGGCGTTCGCGAAATTCACCGGCGTGCTGATTCCGTGGTTCTCGGAGAAACACATCCTGTGGCAGGCCGGTGACTTCAAACTGTCCGCCGCGCAGCTCCTGGCTGTGGTGCAGATTGCGGGCCTGACGTTGATCAACTTGCGCGGCGTGCATGAAGGTAAGACGGTTCAGAATCTGTTTACCTTCGCCAAGATTGCCGTGCTGCTGTTCGTGACGGCCCTCGGTTTGAGTTTCGCGGCCAACCCGGATGTGATCGCACAGAATTGGGCGAACGCGTGGACGGCCATGCGCACGACGGTGTCCGATGGCGGACAGATTTCGCGCCAACTGTTGACGGGCACGGATTTGTGGACGGCCTTTGGTCTGGCCTCGGTGGGCTCGCTGTTTGCGCTCGACGCGTGGAACAGTTCGACTTTTACGGCGGCCGAAACGCACAATCCGGTGCGCACAGTCGGGCGCAGCCTGGCCTACGGCACGGGAATCGTGACGCTGCTCTATGTGACGACAAACATATCTTACCTCGCGATGCTGCCCGTCGTCGGTGATCCGGCGGCGACCGATGCGCTGGGGCGCGGGATGCAGTTCGCGACGAGCGACCGCGTGGCGACGGCGGCGGCCGAAACGCTGTTCGGCGGCGCGGCGGCGGCGTTGATCGCGATCTGCGTGATGGTCTCGACGTTCGGCTGTAACAACGGCATCGTGCTCACGGGTGCGCGTGTATATTATGCGATGGCACAGCACGGCTTATTCTTCGAACAGGTCGGCAAACTCAGCAAGCGCAATGTGCCGGCGGTGGCACTGATCGTGCAAGGAGTATGGGCGTCGGTGCTGTGTCTGTCGGGAAGATACGGCGACCTACTCGACTATGTGACGTTTGCCGCGATGCTGTTTTATGTGCTGACGATCTTCGGCATCATGCGGCTGCGTAAATCGGAACCGCACGCCGAGCGGCCGTTCCGTGCACCGGGCTATCCGTACTTACAGTGGCTGTACATCGCGTTCGCGGTGTTGTTCTCACTCAATCTGCTGATCAACAAACCGGAGTATACCTGGCCGGGCTTGATCATCGTGCTGTTGGGTGTGCCGGTCTATTTTTGGTGGCGACGCAAGAGTGAATCCGCTTGATGCCTCCCGTTGTCCCTCCGCGCTCGCGCGCGAACCCGGGGGGAGATTCAGAATCCATGTCACGCGCTGACTTACATATTCATACTAAGTACTCGAACAGGCCCACGAACTTCTTCTTGAAGAAGCTCAAGGTGTCCGAGTCCATGACCGATCCGCAGGCGGCCTATCTGATCGCCAAGCGGCGCGGAATGGATTTTGTCGCGCTGACGGACAGTGACACGCTGGACGGCTACGCACAGCTCGCGCAACACGCGGACGTGATTCCGGCGTGCGAAACGACCGTGCAATTCCCCGAAGACGGCTGCCCTGTGCGGCTGCTGGTGTATGGATTGAACGACGCGCAGTTGGCCAAGCTGTTGGCTTATCGCGGCAACCTCTACTCGGTGCGCGATTATCTGCTGGCCGAGAATCTCTACCACGTCGTCGCGCAACCGCTCGAACCGCACGACGGCAAGCTGTCCGCGGATCACCTCGAACGGATGCTGCTGCTGTTTGATCATTACGAGGCGCGCAGCGGCGGACGGCAAATGCGCACAAATCTGTTTGCGGCAGCGTTTCTCGATGCCCTGACGCCCGAATATCTTGACCAGTTGCAGCGCAAATGGAAGATTGTACCCGCGAGCGAACGTCCGTGGCAAAAGGGACAGATCGGCGCCTCGAACGACTATTGCGCGCAGTATATCGGCTTGACGTGGACGGAAACGCCGCGCGTCAACAATGCCGCGGAGTTTATGCTCCAGTTGCGCGCGCGCGCAGGAGTGCCGCAAGGCAATCACGGTTCGACGATTGCATCGGCGCATTCGATGTATCGCGTCGGCTCGCAGCTTTATGCGCAGAAAGTCCTGAAGCGCGAAGGCGACCTGCAGGGGATTCTCGAACTCATTCTGACGCGGGTGTTGTCGCCCGAACGCCCGTCCCGCCGACAGGTCGTGCGCACGCTGATTGGGAGCATCAAGGGTCTGTTCAAGATCCGCAAGGCGCCGTCGCCCATCGAGCGCAAGCTGATTTCTGAGATCATTCGCGCCTACCGCGCGCTTCCCAAGGAAGACCGGCTGGGCGGCATTGAACGCGATGATCTGCCGACGTTTGACGCGCGGCTTTACAATATGGCCGACCGCGTGCTGAGCGACGTGAGCTACCGACTGCTGGCCGACGCGATGAAAGATTTCGAACGCGGGCAGATCGGCGGCGGGTTACCGCTTATCGCCGCCCTGCTGCCGATTCAAAGCGTGATGGCGCCGTACCTCTATTCGTTCGACAAGCTCAATCGCGACCGCAAATTGATCGCGGAAGTGACTCAGCGCGTGGATGGCGTGCTGGAGCTGCCGAAAAAGGCGCCGCGCAAGAAGGTCGCGTGGTTTTCCGACACGGTGACCGACGTGAACGGCGTCTCGATGACGCTGCAGCGAATGTCGGAGATCGCCGAAAAACTCGACGAGGATTTGCAGATTATCTGTTCGGTCGCGGAATCGCGCGCGCCGCAGGGCAGCAAGTTCCTCAATTTTCCGCCCGTGGGTGAAATTGCGATTCCTGATTATGAATTGCAAAAACTCTCCGTGCCGCCGATCTTGCGCATCGTGCAATATCTCGAATCGCAGGATTTCGATGAGTATATCATCTCGACGCCGGGGCCGATTGGCTTGATCGCGATGTTTTGCGCGCGGCTGTTCAAGGTGCCGGTGCGCGCGATCTATCACAGCGACTTCCCCCAGCACGTGCGGCAGATCACGGGTGACGAAGGACTGGAAGAAACGACGTGGAAGTTCATGCGCTGGTTCTACGGACTGGCCGACGCGGTCTATTCGCCGTCGGACCACTACCGCAAACAGCTGGTCGAGCACGGCTTCAATCCGCGGCGGTTGTTCATCTACACTCGCGGTACCGATCTTGACTTCTATAATCCGCGGCATCGTGACGAGACGTTTTACCAGCCGCACGGCATTAGCAAACGCGTGATCTTCGTCTATACCGGCCGCGTTTCACGTGAAAAGAACCTCGACGTGGTGATTGACGCCTTCCTGCAGGACGAAGTCTTGCAAAAGAAGGCCGCGTTGGCGATTGTCGGCGACGGACCTTATCGCGAGGAGCTTGCCGCGCGCAATCTGCCGCCGATGATTGTCTTCCCTGGCTTTGTCAAAGGCAAGCAGTTGGCGAAGGCGTATGCGTCGGGTGACGTGTTTGTGTTCCCTTCGACGACGGACACCTACGGAAACTCGGTGTTGGAAGCGCAGGCGTCCGGTTTGCCGTCGCTGGTGTCTAATGAAGGCGGACCCAAAGAAATTATTTTACCCGGCGAAAGCGGACTTGTGCTGCCGGGTTATGACGTCAACGCGTGGCGCGATGCGATGCGTTCACTAGTGGAATCGGACGATCTCAGGCATCGTATGGCCGCGGCTGCGCGTGCGCGCGCCGCGACGCGTGATTGGACCACAGCTTTCCGCGAATTCTGGGATGAAGATCCGTATCCAAAGGCGGACGAAGCCGTGCGCGCGGTCGTCATTGCCTAACCCCCCGCGCCTGCACCAGTGTGAACGCTGGATCTGTCGCCGCTGGCGCGCGATGCTTGAAGTGAGTTGCATTGTTGATTGCGTGACCCCCCTTGCTGCCTGGACGTCCGGGGAGCGAATATGCATAGGAGACGACACAGTTGCCCGTAATTGAACACGCGCGAAAAGCGCGCCCCGATGGCTACACTTCCGATAATCACCGGAAGTGGGAGTTTAACAACTCGCTTTATCAGAAGCACCTCGAGCTCTATCTCGACCACATGTACAAGCTGCTGACTTTCACCGGCGCGCAGAATGTGCTGGACGCGGGCTGCGGCGAGGGCATCGTCTATCGCTCCATGGTCGAACGCGGCTATAAAGGCAAGTGGACCGGATTCGATTTCAGCGCCGAAGCGATTGAGTTCGCAAAGATCGCGTCGCCCGAAGCCGATTGGCACGTTGGCAGCGCGTATGAAGTGCCGTTCAAGGACGAACAGTTTGATGTCGTGTTCTGCTCGCAGGTGCTGGAACACTTGCCTAATCCCGAGAAGGCTCTGGCGGAACTCGACCGCGTCGCCGAGCACTGGCTGTTGATTTCCGTGCCGTACGAGCCGGTGTTCCGCACGTTGACGTGGATTTCCATTAAGCTCGGACTGGGCGGCGACCCGGGTCACGTCAATCACTGGCGACCGGCCGACTTTCGCAGATTCTTGCGCCGTGCCGGAAAACTGCACGCGTGGGAGCGCACAACCGTCTATCAGATCGGCCTGGTGGATGTGCGACCGAAGCATCACACGAAGCCAGTTTGACCATATCGCGCTGGCATCCAACACGCGACGGAGCACCGCAATTGTGTCGCGGAATACGGATTGCAGAATGCATGGAGCAAATGCTATAGGTTGAATGAACACAGCCGTTTGTTGAAATGACGCGACAATGATGGGGCGATGCAGCCCGCGCGAAGCATCGTCTGAATCTCGGGTCACGTTAGTAAACTCAAGTTTGAAATATAGATCGCCGTTCCGCTGACCCGGAACGGCGATTCTATTTGGATCAGGTCCGCGCTTTGCCTTAAGGAAAGCCGAGCATGATGATGATGATAAGGTGACGATACGATGAACAGCTATGGGTGGAACGTGTCCGAACAGCGTGTGCCGATAGACATACTGCTGATCGAAGACCGGGATGAAGCCATCGAAATGGTGGAAGGAGCGATTCAGGAGACGCGTCTCCGCAATCGCATGGTGGTCGCGCGTTCGCAGCTTGAAGCGCTCCACTACTTGCGGCATACGACAGCGCTCGGGCCGCAGGACGCCGACGCGGGCTTGAACAAACCGGGCTTGATCTTGCTCGACATTAACATGGATAAGCAGCAAGGGTTCGATGTGCTGCACGAAATTCGCACGGACCCGCGCTTGATGACAATTCCCGTGGTGGTTCTGACCGACAACTTGGCGGAATCAGACCTTGCTTACACGATCTCGCACGGCGTGACGGGTTACTTCCTGAAACCGATGGACCCCGCTCAACTACGCAAAGTCGTGCGCGACGTGGAAGACCACTGGAACCTGCTGTGGAACGCACCCTGCGCCAATTGATTGCCTGAAACCGTATGTGACGTGACTACGCGCTACGATGAATAAGAACGCCCGCCGATAACCTCGGCGGGCGTTGATGTTTTCGGAACGGCGAGCGACCGGCGCGCTACGAGGCGGGAGCCGGTACGGGTTTCTTGACCGCGTTCAAAGCGGCCAATCGGTTTGAGGCGTCGAGCGCCGCGACCTTGTAGCACTCGGCTAAGGTCGGGTAGTTGAAGACCGCGTTGATGAGATAATCAATCGTGCCGTTATGCGCGATCACCGCCTGGCCGATGTGAATCAGTTCAGTCGCGCCCGTGCCGATCGCGTGCACGCCGAGCAGACGGCGCGACTGTTGGGCCACGATGAGTTTGACGACGCCGGTTTCGTCGCCGAGAATGTGCCCGCGTGCGATTTCGCGATAGCGCGCGACCCCGATCTCATAGGGAATAGACTCCTGCGTCAGAAGTGCTTCCGTCGCGCCGACGGTGGAGATTTCGGGAATCGTGTAAATGCCGTACGGATAGATATCGGCCACCTGCCGATCGTCGCGCACTCCGCACAAATCGAGAGCGACCATGCGGCCCTGTTCCATGGACGTGCTGGCCAGCGCGGGAAAGCCGATGACATCCCCGACCGCGTAGATATGGTCGAGGTTGGTGCAGCAGCGTGAATTCACTTTGACCCGGCCCCGATTGTCCACTTCGATGCCGGCCTTATCAGCGGAGATCAGGTCGGCATTGGCTTGGCGGCCGGCGGAATAGAGCGCGGCGTCCGAGACGACGATCTTGCCGGACGCGAGCTTCGTGACGGCGCGCGGCGTTTCACCCGTGCGGTCAATTTTGACGTCTTCGACTTTTTCGCCGAGCCGGAAGACCACGTTCAACTGCCGCAATTGATAGATCAGTGCGTCCACGATTTCGGTGTCCACAAAGTTCAAGAGCGAAGCGGCCTGGTCTATCACCGTGACATGCACACCCAGCGCCGCGAAGATGCTCGCATACTCCAGCCCGATGACTCCGCCGCCGATACAGGTCAGCGAACGCGGAATCTGGCGCACGTCGAGAATTGAGTCCGCGTTGAGTATCGTCAGGCCGTCATGCTCAATGCCCGGCGGCATGTACGGACGCGTGCCGACGGCAATCACGATGTTCTCACCGTACAGCTCTTGTACTTCGCCGTGATGCTCGACGGCGATCGTATGCGCATCCACGAATCGCCCTTCGCCGACCACGATGGTCACGTTGTTGCGCGTCAATTGATTGCGAATGACCTCCCATTCGCGCATCATCACCATCTGAGTGCGATGCCGCAGGTCGTCGGCGGTGATGTGTTCCTTGTTGCGATAGGCGGATCCATAAAAGGCGCGTTCCTGAATTCCGCTTAAGTGAATCGCGGCTTCGCGCATCGTCTTAGAGGGGATTGTTCCCGTGGCCACGCAGACGCCGCCCAACTCGCGCATGCGCTCCACGATGGCGACATTGCGGCCCAATTTTGCGGAAGCGATGGCGGCGCGCTGACCGCCGGGGCCGCTGCCGAGAACAACTAAATCGTACTTTTGTGATGACATTCGCGATGTCCGGCCTTGACCCGGGAAAGTTGGAGTGACCCGATGTGAAAGTTATCCGCGCATTGAATTGCAACATCTACTCCACGGATGGTTGCAAATCGCCGTCACCCAGATGTTGCAAGAATACAGCGGCGATTTTTCAACTGATGCGTTCTCAGTTAGTTGCGAACTCGAAATTGTTGGCCCCGCAGTTGCGTAAGCAGGAACTGGAATCACCCAACCCGATACTACCATGAATCAGCGCGGCATTACAACACTTGAACTCATGCTCGTCGTTGTGATTATCGGCATTCTGTCCATGATCACGATGACCGAGTTCTTCAAAGTTCACAATCGCGCCTACGTCGGCGCGGCGCTCTCCGACCTGCAAGTGCTCCGGCAAGCGATTGCCATGCATGACGCAGAGTACGGCTATTTCCCAGACGTGGACGCCAACAGCCTGAATGGTCTGGTGTCGCAGTTGATTGATCCCATGGGTCATCCGTATTTAAGTCCGCCTTCCGGACGTAACTGGTCCACGTTTGCGTATGTCGCTCCAGATCCGAGTGATCTCACCGGTGACTACGAGCTCACAGTGGTCTGTATGGATCACCAGCGCACGCAAATCACCGTGCACTGGAATTCTGTCGTCGAGTACCTCCGGCTGGGTCCGTAAAAGTTGTCAGCATGACTGAATTCATGCGGTCAGCACTAATCTGCTGGCCGCATTTTTTTGCGTAGCATCCCAGCCAGAGGCATGCGCTCATGACTGACTGGGAGTTTTTTCGTGCACTTTGCAAAGTGACCCATTCTTCACAACCGTCGTCTATCGGGTCAATATTTGTGCATGTCTATTGGGGGCCTTGGCTTAGTTGTGACGCTCATATT
This genomic interval carries:
- a CDS encoding amino acid permease, with the protein product MFRKKTLEACLAEAAGENRLRRVLTATGLTSLGVGAIIGTGIFVLTGIAAHDKTGPALILSFVVAGLACIFAALCYAEFASMVPIAGSAYTYAYATMGELFAWIIGWDLLLEYTVASATVAHGWSHYFQEFISIFGLEWPKILAKAPFDFDPAVGSFVMTGAVVDLPAVLAALVVTVLLVRGIKESATVNNVMVAVKLAVVLLVIVVGAFYVNPDNWTPFAPYGYTGISFFGNVIHGQSGAGGVPLGMLAGAAIIFFAYIGFDAVSTHAEEAKNPKKDIPRGIIWSLVLCTVLYIAVSAVITGMVPYDQINIDAPVAAAFDQAGLGWAHFLISIGAITGISSVLLVMMLSQPRVMLAMARDGLVSEKVFGAIHPRFRTPWVGTIINGLVVATLGGLLPLRVLAELVNIGTLLAFVMVCIAVLIMRYRHPEAERPFRAPFFPWIPIAGILTSLLLMMSLPVENWYRLAGWLLIGFCIYFLYGKTHSYIGRKQTA
- a CDS encoding amino acid permease encodes the protein MLVVGSMIGSGIFIVSADIARNVGSAGWLLVVWIVSGVMTLIPAVSYGELSGMYPQAGGQYVYLRNAYNPLIGFLYGWTFFLVIQCGTIAAVAVAFAKFTGVLIPWFSEKHILWQAGDFKLSAAQLLAVVQIAGLTLINLRGVHEGKTVQNLFTFAKIAVLLFVTALGLSFAANPDVIAQNWANAWTAMRTTVSDGGQISRQLLTGTDLWTAFGLASVGSLFALDAWNSSTFTAAETHNPVRTVGRSLAYGTGIVTLLYVTTNISYLAMLPVVGDPAATDALGRGMQFATSDRVATAAAETLFGGAAAALIAICVMVSTFGCNNGIVLTGARVYYAMAQHGLFFEQVGKLSKRNVPAVALIVQGVWASVLCLSGRYGDLLDYVTFAAMLFYVLTIFGIMRLRKSEPHAERPFRAPGYPYLQWLYIAFAVLFSLNLLINKPEYTWPGLIIVLLGVPVYFWWRRKSESA
- a CDS encoding glycosyltransferase, with amino-acid sequence MKKLKVSESMTDPQAAYLIAKRRGMDFVALTDSDTLDGYAQLAQHADVIPACETTVQFPEDGCPVRLLVYGLNDAQLAKLLAYRGNLYSVRDYLLAENLYHVVAQPLEPHDGKLSADHLERMLLLFDHYEARSGGRQMRTNLFAAAFLDALTPEYLDQLQRKWKIVPASERPWQKGQIGASNDYCAQYIGLTWTETPRVNNAAEFMLQLRARAGVPQGNHGSTIASAHSMYRVGSQLYAQKVLKREGDLQGILELILTRVLSPERPSRRQVVRTLIGSIKGLFKIRKAPSPIERKLISEIIRAYRALPKEDRLGGIERDDLPTFDARLYNMADRVLSDVSYRLLADAMKDFERGQIGGGLPLIAALLPIQSVMAPYLYSFDKLNRDRKLIAEVTQRVDGVLELPKKAPRKKVAWFSDTVTDVNGVSMTLQRMSEIAEKLDEDLQIICSVAESRAPQGSKFLNFPPVGEIAIPDYELQKLSVPPILRIVQYLESQDFDEYIISTPGPIGLIAMFCARLFKVPVRAIYHSDFPQHVRQITGDEGLEETTWKFMRWFYGLADAVYSPSDHYRKQLVEHGFNPRRLFIYTRGTDLDFYNPRHRDETFYQPHGISKRVIFVYTGRVSREKNLDVVIDAFLQDEVLQKKAALAIVGDGPYREELAARNLPPMIVFPGFVKGKQLAKAYASGDVFVFPSTTDTYGNSVLEAQASGLPSLVSNEGGPKEIILPGESGLVLPGYDVNAWRDAMRSLVESDDLRHRMAAAARARAATRDWTTAFREFWDEDPYPKADEAVRAVVIA
- a CDS encoding class I SAM-dependent methyltransferase, giving the protein MPVIEHARKARPDGYTSDNHRKWEFNNSLYQKHLELYLDHMYKLLTFTGAQNVLDAGCGEGIVYRSMVERGYKGKWTGFDFSAEAIEFAKIASPEADWHVGSAYEVPFKDEQFDVVFCSQVLEHLPNPEKALAELDRVAEHWLLISVPYEPVFRTLTWISIKLGLGGDPGHVNHWRPADFRRFLRRAGKLHAWERTTVYQIGLVDVRPKHHTKPV
- a CDS encoding response regulator, with amino-acid sequence MNSYGWNVSEQRVPIDILLIEDRDEAIEMVEGAIQETRLRNRMVVARSQLEALHYLRHTTALGPQDADAGLNKPGLILLDINMDKQQGFDVLHEIRTDPRLMTIPVVVLTDNLAESDLAYTISHGVTGYFLKPMDPAQLRKVVRDVEDHWNLLWNAPCAN
- the sthA gene encoding Si-specific NAD(P)(+) transhydrogenase, translating into MSSQKYDLVVLGSGPGGQRAAIASAKLGRNVAIVERMRELGGVCVATGTIPSKTMREAAIHLSGIQERAFYGSAYRNKEHITADDLRHRTQMVMMREWEVIRNQLTRNNVTIVVGEGRFVDAHTIAVEHHGEVQELYGENIVIAVGTRPYMPPGIEHDGLTILNADSILDVRQIPRSLTCIGGGVIGLEYASIFAALGVHVTVIDQAASLLNFVDTEIVDALIYQLRQLNVVFRLGEKVEDVKIDRTGETPRAVTKLASGKIVVSDAALYSAGRQANADLISADKAGIEVDNRGRVKVNSRCCTNLDHIYAVGDVIGFPALASTSMEQGRMVALDLCGVRDDRQVADIYPYGIYTIPEISTVGATEALLTQESIPYEIGVARYREIARGHILGDETGVVKLIVAQQSRRLLGVHAIGTGATELIHIGQAVIAHNGTIDYLINAVFNYPTLAECYKVAALDASNRLAALNAVKKPVPAPAS